The following are encoded in a window of Kaistia algarum genomic DNA:
- a CDS encoding NAD(P)-dependent oxidoreductase: protein MAMSAPDIASGRLAADDYARNFSDIHPPLGRHQALVEADRCYFCYDAPCVKACPTTIDIPLFIRQILTDNPLGSAETILSQNILGGMCARVCPTETLCEEACVREEAEGKPVKIGLLQRYATDYLMGEKGEQPFQRAAPTGKRVAVVGAGPAGLACAHRLAMHGHDVVIYEAREKAGGLNEYGIAAYKTPDDFAQAEVDFILSIGGITIEYGKKLGLDFTLDELKRFHDAVFLGIGLSGVNGLGLADDNLPGIEDAVDYIAELRQAEDLGRLPVGSRVVVIGGGMTAIDIAVQSKRLGAKEVTLVYRRPRDKMKASGYEQELALTNDVVIRDSARPTRLITAEGRVTGVEFEMTMEEAGKLVGTGETFEISADMVFKAIGQKLITAPLHDHAIRFRYQHGTVDIDDECRTSMPGVWAGGDCSAAGDGLTVEAVADGRIAAESIHRALSAG, encoded by the coding sequence ATGGCGATGAGCGCGCCGGACATCGCATCGGGCCGTCTTGCGGCCGATGACTATGCCCGCAATTTTTCCGACATCCATCCTCCGTTGGGCCGCCATCAGGCGCTGGTCGAGGCGGATCGCTGCTATTTCTGCTATGATGCGCCCTGTGTGAAGGCCTGCCCGACGACCATCGACATCCCGCTCTTCATTCGCCAGATCCTCACCGACAATCCGCTCGGATCGGCCGAGACCATCCTGTCGCAGAACATTCTCGGCGGGATGTGCGCCCGCGTCTGTCCGACCGAGACGTTGTGCGAAGAGGCCTGCGTGCGCGAGGAGGCCGAGGGCAAGCCGGTGAAGATCGGCCTGTTGCAGCGCTACGCAACGGACTATCTCATGGGAGAGAAGGGCGAGCAGCCCTTCCAGCGCGCGGCCCCGACCGGCAAGCGCGTTGCCGTGGTCGGCGCCGGGCCGGCCGGCCTCGCCTGCGCCCATCGTCTCGCCATGCATGGCCATGACGTCGTGATCTATGAGGCGCGCGAGAAGGCCGGCGGCCTGAATGAATATGGCATCGCCGCCTACAAGACGCCGGACGATTTCGCCCAGGCCGAGGTCGACTTCATCCTGTCGATCGGCGGCATCACGATCGAATATGGCAAGAAGCTCGGTCTTGATTTCACGCTGGATGAACTGAAGCGCTTCCACGACGCCGTCTTCCTGGGCATCGGCCTTTCCGGCGTCAACGGATTGGGCCTTGCGGATGACAATCTGCCGGGCATCGAGGACGCGGTCGACTATATCGCCGAGCTGCGCCAGGCCGAGGACCTTGGCAGGCTGCCGGTCGGCAGCCGTGTCGTCGTGATCGGCGGCGGCATGACGGCAATCGATATCGCGGTGCAGTCGAAGCGGCTGGGCGCCAAGGAGGTGACCCTCGTCTATCGCCGTCCCCGCGACAAGATGAAGGCCTCGGGCTACGAGCAGGAACTTGCCCTGACCAATGATGTCGTCATCCGCGACAGCGCTCGCCCCACCCGCCTGATCACGGCGGAAGGCCGCGTCACCGGCGTGGAGTTCGAGATGACGATGGAGGAGGCCGGCAAGCTCGTCGGGACGGGGGAAACGTTCGAGATCTCGGCGGACATGGTCTTCAAGGCGATCGGCCAGAAGCTGATCACCGCACCGCTGCACGACCACGCCATCCGCTTCCGCTATCAGCACGGCACCGTCGACATCGACGATGAATGCCGCACGTCGATGCCGGGTGTCTGGGCCGGAGGCGATTGCTCGGCCGCGGGCGACGGGCTTACGGTCGAGGCCGTCGCCGATGGCCGCATCGCCGCCGAATCCATCCATCGCGCGCTCAGTGCCGGCTGA
- a CDS encoding sigma-70 family RNA polymerase sigma factor: MKSGLVEALPMLRAFARSLAGNRDRADDLVQETVMRALANRDKFQEGTNLHAWLVTILRNQFYSEVRKRRREVEDADGLHAGRLSDIAAQPGHLELDDFLRAMRLLPDEQREALILIGASGFSYEEAAEICGVRVGTVKSRVSRARARLEEIMQGGVELPDSSTAKISAEEIAAAMRLRA, encoded by the coding sequence ATGAAGAGCGGTCTTGTCGAGGCGTTGCCGATGCTGCGCGCCTTCGCGCGATCGCTGGCCGGCAACCGTGATCGCGCCGACGATCTCGTGCAGGAAACCGTCATGCGGGCGCTCGCCAACCGCGACAAGTTCCAGGAAGGCACCAATCTGCACGCCTGGCTGGTCACGATCCTGCGCAACCAGTTCTATTCGGAAGTGCGCAAGCGCCGCCGCGAGGTCGAGGACGCGGACGGGCTGCATGCCGGCCGCCTCTCCGATATCGCCGCCCAGCCCGGGCATCTCGAACTCGATGACTTCCTGCGCGCCATGCGCCTCCTGCCGGACGAGCAGCGCGAGGCGCTCATCCTGATCGGCGCCAGCGGCTTCTCCTACGAGGAAGCAGCCGAGATCTGCGGCGTGCGCGTCGGCACGGTGAAGAGCCGCGTCTCGCGCGCGCGCGCGAGGCTTGAGGAAATCATGCAGGGCGGCGTCGAGTTGCCCGATAGCAGCACGGCGAAGATCTCGGCCGAGGAAATCGCGGCGGCCATGCGCCTCCGCGCCTGA
- a CDS encoding response regulator, translating into MPDSLSQSLAPHLAFLRRYARALTGGQRSGDAYVRACLQAIVNEPGVIDRTVHPKVALYALFHRIWSGTQVGGIDMVDDLTRQETTTQQRLSTMTPESRQALLLTTMEGFSDSDTALVMGTDEMAIRALVADALTEIDRQTRTRILIIEDEPMISMDLSGIVQELGHEVAGIARTRDEAVAAAAAEQPGLVLADIQLADGSSGIDAVKDILAGFSVPVIFITAFPQRLLTGERPEPTFLLTKPFDPRTVKAAISQALFFNSTASMAA; encoded by the coding sequence ATGCCTGACTCCTTGTCGCAATCTCTCGCGCCGCACCTCGCTTTCCTGCGCCGCTATGCGCGCGCCCTTACGGGAGGACAGCGCAGCGGCGACGCCTATGTGCGCGCCTGCCTGCAGGCGATCGTCAATGAACCCGGCGTGATCGATCGCACCGTCCATCCGAAGGTCGCGCTCTATGCGCTGTTCCACCGGATCTGGTCCGGGACGCAGGTCGGCGGCATCGACATGGTCGACGATCTCACCCGGCAGGAGACGACCACGCAGCAGCGCCTTTCGACCATGACCCCCGAGAGCCGTCAGGCGCTTCTGCTCACCACGATGGAGGGATTCTCCGATTCCGACACGGCATTGGTGATGGGCACGGACGAGATGGCGATCCGCGCGCTCGTCGCCGATGCGCTGACCGAAATCGACCGTCAAACCCGCACACGCATCCTGATCATCGAGGATGAGCCGATGATCTCCATGGATCTTTCCGGCATCGTCCAGGAACTCGGCCATGAAGTGGCTGGTATTGCCCGCACCCGCGACGAAGCGGTGGCAGCCGCCGCGGCGGAGCAGCCGGGACTCGTGCTTGCCGACATCCAGCTCGCCGACGGCTCCTCCGGGATCGATGCGGTGAAGGATATTCTCGCGGGCTTCAGCGTGCCGGTGATCTTCATCACCGCCTTCCCGCAGCGGCTGCTGACGGGAGAGCGGCCCGAGCCGACGTTCCTGCTGACCAAGCCGTTCGATCCGCGCACGGTCAAGGCGGCGATCAGTCAGGCGCTGTTCTTCAACTCGACGGCCTCAATGGCGGCTTGA
- a CDS encoding glycine zipper domain-containing protein: MADKSEGAADLSEQIKAIQAELLALTESMRSFSSEKAHAGAEALRDAAGRAGDAADDARRHGEHMAEVLEGRITANPLPSVLIAAGVGLVIGALLGRR; encoded by the coding sequence ATGGCAGATAAGAGCGAAGGCGCAGCGGATCTTTCCGAACAGATCAAGGCGATCCAGGCCGAGTTGCTAGCCCTGACGGAATCGATGCGCAGCTTCTCCTCCGAGAAAGCTCATGCCGGTGCCGAGGCTTTGCGCGACGCAGCCGGGCGGGCGGGCGATGCAGCTGATGACGCACGCCGGCATGGGGAGCATATGGCCGAGGTGCTGGAAGGTCGCATCACGGCCAACCCACTGCCTTCGGTACTGATCGCCGCCGGCGTCGGGCTCGTCATCGGCGCCTTGCTGGGCCGTCGATGA
- the waaF gene encoding lipopolysaccharide heptosyltransferase II: MSRSGILVVSMPAIGDFVRCLTAVRIIAARHPGVPIDILGSPPATAVGPFSPDIRHVYEFARRSGKLDLGRRLAVAREVGKARHATAYVLATNFKAALVPFLAGIPERIGWFGEFRYPVINRPRFGLDRNDPPLVLEQATMLLRQRDVDLASLPPPRLSVPEAERAACREREGVGGGERVLALVPGRVGDRRSLALPKLIEIVRHVRSRGLHVWLIGAGDDRPAVEAIGAAVEGVRDMTHSPLSESILRVASADLYAGTDTGLTHVAAAFGGPVVAIYEERHRHHAGPLNRNVRFLVDDTTDWRTALAPGSFTAAVTAEAVIAQIDQILLELDQR, encoded by the coding sequence ATGAGCCGAAGCGGTATTCTGGTTGTCTCCATGCCCGCCATCGGCGATTTCGTGCGCTGCCTCACCGCGGTCAGGATCATCGCCGCGCGCCATCCGGGCGTGCCGATCGATATTCTCGGCTCGCCGCCAGCCACGGCGGTCGGTCCGTTCTCGCCCGATATCCGGCATGTCTATGAGTTCGCCCGCCGCAGCGGCAAGCTTGATCTCGGCCGCCGCCTTGCCGTCGCCCGCGAGGTCGGCAAGGCGCGCCACGCCACTGCCTATGTGCTGGCGACCAATTTCAAGGCGGCGCTGGTGCCGTTCCTTGCCGGCATTCCAGAGCGGATCGGCTGGTTCGGAGAGTTCCGCTATCCGGTAATCAATCGTCCGCGCTTCGGGCTCGACCGCAACGACCCGCCGCTCGTCCTCGAGCAGGCGACGATGCTGCTGCGCCAGCGCGACGTCGATCTGGCGAGCCTGCCGCCGCCTCGGCTCTCCGTCCCGGAAGCCGAACGGGCTGCCTGCCGGGAGCGCGAAGGCGTCGGTGGCGGCGAGCGGGTGCTGGCGCTGGTGCCGGGCCGGGTCGGCGACCGCCGCTCGCTGGCTCTGCCCAAGCTCATCGAGATCGTCCGACACGTCCGCTCGCGCGGCCTGCATGTCTGGCTGATCGGGGCTGGCGACGACCGGCCGGCCGTCGAGGCGATCGGAGCCGCGGTCGAGGGCGTCCGCGACATGACGCACTCGCCGCTTTCGGAATCGATCCTGCGGGTCGCCAGTGCGGATCTCTATGCCGGCACCGACACGGGACTGACCCATGTCGCCGCGGCGTTTGGCGGTCCCGTGGTCGCGATCTATGAGGAGCGCCACCGACACCATGCCGGGCCGCTCAACCGCAATGTCCGCTTCCTGGTCGACGACACGACCGATTGGCGAACGGCGCTGGCGCCCGGCTCGTTCACGGCCGCCGTAACGGCCGAAGCTGTGATCGCGCAGATCGATCAGATCCTGCTGGAGCTGGACCAGCGGTGA
- a CDS encoding ABC transporter permease: protein MSEGRSRTFYVLSAIFALYVLFLYGPTITILVLSFQGPSGGMTFPMNGVSLHWFHNLWAGIGVPNVVDALINSLKLGLVVTLLTVVISIMAGYAFRKKFRGSNALFFTAIASLILPSIVVSLGIALEFQLVNQTITGWGDSLVENYADIENPTAWTGFLVWVGTSIQDNYQTLMGLFTSGLGAHLTWTLPFGLLIMFAVFNRFNPAYEEAARDLGASPWQTFRHVVFPIILPSLFGVALFGFTLSWDEIARSSQAVGSANTLPLTLRGLTTTVTTPVIYALGTVTTAVSFAVILTAFVGVLIVQARRRRHGSDAGKA, encoded by the coding sequence ATGTCCGAGGGCCGCTCCCGCACCTTCTATGTCCTGTCGGCGATCTTCGCGCTGTATGTGCTGTTCCTCTATGGACCGACGATCACCATCCTGGTGCTGTCCTTCCAGGGCCCGAGCGGCGGCATGACCTTCCCGATGAACGGGGTGTCGCTGCACTGGTTTCACAATCTGTGGGCCGGTATCGGCGTGCCCAATGTCGTCGACGCGCTGATCAACTCGCTGAAGCTCGGCCTCGTCGTGACGCTCCTGACGGTCGTGATCTCGATCATGGCGGGCTACGCGTTCCGCAAGAAATTCCGCGGCTCGAACGCGCTGTTCTTCACGGCGATCGCTAGCCTGATTCTGCCGTCGATCGTCGTGTCGCTCGGCATCGCGCTTGAGTTCCAGCTCGTCAACCAGACCATCACCGGCTGGGGCGACAGTCTGGTCGAGAACTACGCGGACATCGAGAACCCGACGGCCTGGACCGGCTTCCTCGTCTGGGTCGGGACCTCGATCCAGGACAATTACCAGACGCTGATGGGCCTCTTCACCTCCGGCCTCGGCGCGCATCTGACCTGGACGCTGCCCTTCGGCCTCCTGATCATGTTCGCCGTCTTCAACCGCTTCAACCCGGCCTATGAGGAGGCGGCGCGCGATCTCGGCGCCTCGCCCTGGCAGACCTTCCGCCACGTCGTCTTCCCGATCATCCTGCCCTCGCTTTTCGGCGTGGCGCTGTTCGGCTTCACGCTTTCCTGGGACGAGATCGCGCGCTCCAGCCAGGCCGTCGGCTCGGCCAACACGCTGCCGCTGACGCTGCGCGGCCTCACCACGACCGTCACGACGCCGGTGATCTATGCCCTCGGCACGGTCACGACGGCGGTCTCCTTCGCCGTCATCCTGACCGCCTTCGTCGGCGTGCTCATCGTTCAGGCCCGCCGTCGCCGCCACGGTTCCGACGCCGGCAAGGCGTAG
- a CDS encoding ABC transporter permease, with amino-acid sequence MLDVKSRWTPYWQAAPLALVFLIFFLLPLLVTFIVSFWTYTGYSIEPAFVGDNYASAFDKCFASLPDLCTTFRTYLSTLKFCFLVWLITLLLGFTIAYYLVFEIKTNTMRIVLALLCTIPFWTSNVIRMISWIPLLGRNGLVNQALMNAGITSQPIDWLLYSSFAVTLSLVHINTVFMIVPILNSMSRIDKSLVEAAYDNGASAWQTIWNVIVPLSKTGIAIGSIFVITVVMGDFISVGLMGGQQIASAGKVIETQITALQFPIAAANAIVLLAVVLMIIWTMLRFVDIRKEL; translated from the coding sequence ATGCTGGACGTGAAATCGCGTTGGACGCCCTATTGGCAGGCGGCTCCGCTCGCCCTCGTATTCCTGATCTTCTTCCTGCTGCCGCTGCTCGTCACGTTCATCGTCTCGTTCTGGACTTACACCGGCTATTCGATCGAGCCGGCTTTCGTCGGAGACAATTACGCCTCGGCCTTCGACAAGTGCTTCGCATCTCTGCCCGACCTCTGCACGACGTTCCGCACCTATCTATCGACGCTGAAATTCTGCTTCCTGGTCTGGCTGATCACGCTGCTGCTCGGTTTTACGATCGCCTACTACCTCGTCTTCGAGATCAAGACGAACACGATGCGCATCGTGCTGGCGCTGCTCTGTACGATCCCGTTCTGGACCTCGAACGTCATCCGCATGATCTCGTGGATCCCGCTGCTCGGGCGCAACGGCCTCGTCAACCAGGCGCTGATGAATGCCGGCATCACCTCGCAGCCCATCGATTGGCTGCTCTATTCCAGCTTCGCGGTGACGCTGTCACTCGTGCACATCAACACGGTCTTCATGATCGTGCCGATCCTGAATTCCATGTCGCGCATCGACAAATCGCTGGTCGAGGCGGCCTATGATAATGGCGCCTCGGCCTGGCAGACCATCTGGAACGTCATCGTGCCGTTGTCGAAGACCGGCATCGCCATCGGCTCGATCTTCGTCATCACCGTCGTGATGGGCGATTTCATCTCGGTCGGCCTGATGGGCGGCCAGCAGATCGCTTCGGCCGGCAAGGTGATCGAGACCCAGATCACTGCGCTGCAATTCCCCATCGCCGCCGCCAACGCGATCGTGCTGCTCGCCGTCGTGCTGATGATCATCTGGACGATGCTGCGCTTCGTCGACATCCGCAAGGAGCTCTGA
- a CDS encoding GntR family transcriptional regulator, whose amino-acid sequence MPSTTGPSRRAAPSVLEKRAPLRSARATFVYGELLAAIVDHRLTAGTRLPEDEIGAVYGASRTIVRSALEALSHEGVVRIEPNRGAMVAHPTVDEARAVFEARALIEPRVAEAAAKLVTPADIEALRRQVEAEHAALHAGDHRRAIVLSGDFHDSIAAIAAQPIFAGFVRELIMRSSLIISLYWRRKEATCATPAHGALIEALAAHRAEEAAARMADHIADLVDGLDLTGRQEVPSSLSDILSRQTA is encoded by the coding sequence ATGCCAAGCACGACCGGCCCGTCGCGACGGGCCGCCCCATCGGTCCTCGAGAAGCGGGCGCCGCTCCGCAGCGCGCGCGCCACCTTCGTCTATGGCGAATTGCTGGCGGCGATCGTCGACCACCGCCTCACGGCCGGGACGCGCCTGCCCGAGGACGAGATCGGCGCGGTCTATGGTGCCAGCCGCACCATCGTCCGATCGGCCCTGGAGGCGCTGTCGCATGAGGGGGTCGTGCGGATCGAGCCCAATCGCGGCGCCATGGTCGCCCATCCAACCGTCGACGAGGCGCGGGCCGTGTTCGAGGCACGGGCACTGATCGAGCCGCGCGTCGCCGAGGCCGCCGCGAAACTGGTGACGCCAGCCGATATCGAGGCGCTCCGCAGGCAGGTCGAGGCCGAGCACGCGGCGCTCCATGCGGGGGATCATCGCCGCGCCATCGTACTCTCCGGCGACTTCCACGATTCGATCGCCGCGATAGCGGCGCAGCCGATTTTTGCCGGCTTTGTAAGGGAACTGATCATGCGCTCCTCGCTGATCATTTCGCTCTACTGGCGGCGCAAGGAGGCGACCTGCGCGACGCCGGCACATGGCGCCCTCATCGAGGCGCTCGCCGCGCACCGGGCCGAGGAAGCGGCGGCGCGGATGGCCGACCATATCGCCGACCTCGTCGACGGCCTGGATCTGACAGGACGGCAGGAAGTGCCCTCATCGCTGTCCGACATTTTGAGCCGACAGACGGCGTAA
- a CDS encoding aspartate/glutamate racemase family protein, protein MRIQIINPNTTASMTAKIAAAARQAASAGTEILAVQPSEGPVSIEGYFDEALSVPGLLEEIARGEGQDIAGHVIACFDDTGLDAARCFASAPVIGIGEAAYHMASLVAGRFSVVTTLSRSIPALEHNLVRYGLASRCGRVRAAEVPVLALEDPHSAARDRVSAEIDRAIRDDRAEAIVLGCAGMADLARSLSAEHGLPVIEGVSAAVRLVENLAVLGLATSRIGGWAPPRRKPLSGRYAVFSRS, encoded by the coding sequence ATGCGTATCCAGATCATCAATCCCAACACGACGGCGAGCATGACGGCCAAGATCGCCGCCGCCGCGCGCCAAGCCGCTTCAGCGGGTACGGAAATCCTCGCGGTACAGCCCAGTGAGGGCCCCGTGTCGATCGAGGGCTATTTCGACGAGGCGCTGTCGGTCCCGGGTCTGCTGGAGGAGATTGCGCGCGGCGAAGGGCAGGATATAGCCGGCCACGTCATCGCCTGCTTCGACGATACCGGCCTCGACGCCGCCCGCTGCTTCGCGAGCGCTCCCGTCATTGGCATCGGGGAGGCCGCCTATCACATGGCGAGCCTCGTTGCCGGCCGGTTTAGCGTCGTGACGACGCTGTCGCGGTCGATCCCCGCCCTGGAGCACAATCTCGTGCGCTATGGCCTCGCCTCGCGCTGCGGACGGGTCCGCGCCGCCGAGGTACCGGTGCTGGCGCTGGAGGATCCGCATTCGGCGGCTCGCGACCGCGTTTCGGCGGAAATCGACCGAGCGATCCGCGACGACAGGGCCGAGGCGATCGTGCTCGGCTGTGCCGGCATGGCGGATCTCGCCCGCTCGCTATCGGCCGAGCACGGCCTGCCGGTGATCGAAGGCGTCTCCGCGGCCGTTCGGCTCGTCGAGAACCTTGCGGTGCTCGGCCTTGCGACGTCGCGGATCGGCGGTTGGGCCCCGCCCCGCCGCAAGCCGCTCTCCGGCCGCTATGCGGTATTCTCGCGGTCCTGA
- a CDS encoding NepR family anti-sigma factor, with protein MSQDDKERRGLVAPLPSTEELRHKEDWIGRQLRRVFDDALNEPMPDDIMSLLERIEDDPGSRGEPGKGAV; from the coding sequence GTGAGTCAGGATGATAAGGAACGGAGAGGCCTCGTAGCGCCGCTTCCGTCGACCGAGGAACTGAGGCACAAGGAAGACTGGATCGGTCGGCAGCTCCGCCGCGTTTTCGACGACGCGCTGAACGAACCCATGCCCGACGATATCATGTCGCTTCTGGAGCGCATTGAGGACGATCCCGGCAGCCGGGGCGAACCCGGCAAGGGGGCGGTGTGA
- a CDS encoding ABC transporter substrate-binding protein: protein MSKTDKGGISRRTLLKGSAITAGFVGTTAVTGFPAVHADEPITLRYLSTATNQSPAIAAKAKEITGINIEYVTVTTDDVTKRIITQPESFDLVDSEYASLPNLIPSGNLMGIDAKKVKLVDKLATVMTKGEIGGKKIGDQGTAPHKVFYLEKQRGKTFAAEPTDWITLIPTTYNADTLGIRPDLIKRPIDSWAELLNPEFKGKAAILNIPSIGIMDAAMVNEAMGLVKYGDKGNMTKEEIDKTIATLIEAKKAGQFRAFWTDFNESVNLMASGETVIQSMWSPAVTAVRLKGIPCTFQPLKEGYRAWASGFGLPKTLKGKKLDAAYEFINWFLSGWAGAYLNRQGYYAAVLETAKENMEPFEWAFWMEGKPAEKDILGPDGGLLEKAGTVRDGGSYDTRMGAVACWNSTMKENAYMVQKWNEFIAA, encoded by the coding sequence ATGAGCAAGACCGACAAGGGCGGGATTTCCCGCCGCACGCTGCTGAAGGGATCGGCGATCACCGCCGGCTTCGTCGGCACGACGGCCGTTACCGGCTTCCCGGCCGTCCATGCCGACGAGCCGATCACGCTGCGCTACCTCTCGACCGCGACCAACCAGTCCCCGGCGATCGCGGCCAAGGCCAAGGAAATCACCGGCATCAACATCGAATATGTGACGGTTACGACCGATGACGTCACCAAGCGCATCATCACGCAGCCGGAATCCTTCGACCTCGTCGACAGCGAATATGCGAGCCTGCCCAACCTGATCCCGTCGGGCAATCTGATGGGCATCGACGCCAAGAAGGTGAAGCTGGTCGACAAGCTCGCCACCGTCATGACCAAGGGCGAGATCGGCGGCAAGAAGATCGGCGACCAGGGCACAGCACCGCACAAGGTGTTCTATCTGGAGAAGCAGCGCGGCAAGACCTTCGCCGCCGAGCCGACCGACTGGATCACGCTGATCCCGACCACCTACAATGCCGACACGCTCGGCATTCGCCCTGACCTGATCAAGCGTCCGATCGACAGCTGGGCCGAACTGCTCAATCCCGAATTCAAGGGCAAGGCCGCGATCCTCAACATCCCGTCGATCGGCATCATGGATGCCGCCATGGTCAACGAGGCCATGGGCCTCGTGAAATATGGCGACAAGGGCAACATGACCAAGGAGGAGATCGACAAGACGATCGCCACCCTGATCGAGGCCAAGAAGGCCGGCCAGTTCCGCGCCTTCTGGACCGACTTCAACGAGAGCGTCAATCTGATGGCCTCGGGCGAGACGGTGATCCAGTCCATGTGGTCGCCGGCCGTCACCGCCGTGCGCCTGAAGGGCATCCCCTGCACCTTCCAGCCGCTGAAGGAAGGCTACCGCGCCTGGGCCTCGGGCTTCGGCCTGCCGAAGACGCTGAAGGGCAAGAAGCTCGATGCGGCTTATGAGTTCATCAACTGGTTCCTCTCCGGCTGGGCCGGCGCCTATCTGAACCGCCAAGGCTATTACGCGGCGGTGCTGGAGACGGCGAAGGAGAACATGGAACCCTTCGAATGGGCATTCTGGATGGAAGGCAAGCCGGCTGAGAAGGACATTCTCGGTCCGGATGGCGGCCTGCTCGAAAAGGCCGGCACGGTCCGCGACGGCGGCTCCTACGACACCCGCATGGGCGCCGTGGCCTGCTGGAACTCGACCATGAAGGAGAACGCCTACATGGTCCAGAAGTGGAACGAGTTCATCGCCGCGTAA
- a CDS encoding ABC transporter ATP-binding protein, producing MARAADLELASVTKRYGESTAVDAINLKIKAGTYCCLLGPSGCGKSSTLRMIAGHESVSDGDIVLGPEVVNGLPPAKRGTAMMFQSYALFPHLSVRDNVAFSLKMKGVSKVDRSIKATEALKLVDMERFAERLPSQLSGGQQQRVALARALVTDPQILLLDEPLSALDPFLKIKVRAELKRFQRELGISFIHVTHSQEEAMALADLIIIMNAGKIEQQGTPREIFNAPASEFVARFIGGHNIIPEGGRKVSVRADRLQIVTEGEDGTSAVVREVEYQGTAVFLSLATEAGIEMTAIVPERTFYERPIETGDTVRVRWDPRDVHELAA from the coding sequence ATGGCAAGGGCAGCCGATCTCGAACTTGCTTCCGTGACCAAGCGCTACGGCGAGTCGACCGCCGTGGATGCGATCAATCTGAAGATCAAGGCGGGCACCTATTGCTGCCTGCTGGGGCCGTCGGGCTGCGGCAAATCCTCGACGCTGCGGATGATCGCCGGCCATGAGAGCGTCTCCGACGGCGACATCGTGCTCGGCCCGGAGGTCGTCAACGGCCTGCCGCCAGCCAAGCGCGGCACGGCGATGATGTTCCAGTCCTACGCGCTGTTTCCCCATCTCTCGGTGCGCGACAACGTCGCCTTCTCGTTGAAGATGAAGGGCGTCTCCAAGGTCGACCGCTCGATCAAGGCGACCGAAGCCTTGAAGCTCGTCGACATGGAGCGCTTTGCCGAGCGGCTGCCGAGCCAGCTCTCGGGCGGCCAGCAGCAGCGCGTGGCGCTCGCCAGGGCGCTCGTCACCGATCCGCAGATCCTGCTGCTCGACGAGCCGCTCTCCGCGCTCGACCCGTTCCTGAAGATCAAGGTCCGTGCCGAACTGAAGCGCTTCCAGCGCGAACTCGGCATCTCCTTCATCCATGTGACGCACAGCCAGGAAGAGGCGATGGCGCTCGCCGACCTGATCATCATCATGAATGCCGGCAAGATCGAGCAGCAGGGCACCCCGCGCGAAATCTTCAACGCGCCGGCGAGCGAGTTCGTCGCCCGCTTCATCGGCGGCCACAACATCATCCCGGAGGGCGGGCGCAAGGTCAGCGTCCGCGCCGATCGTCTGCAGATCGTGACCGAGGGCGAGGACGGCACCAGCGCCGTCGTGCGCGAGGTCGAATATCAGGGCACGGCCGTCTTCCTGAGCCTGGCCACCGAGGCCGGGATCGAAATGACGGCCATCGTTCCGGAACGAACCTTCTACGAGCGTCCGATCGAGACGGGCGACACCGTGCGCGTCCGCTGGGACCCACGGGACGTGCATGAACTCGCCGCCTGA
- a CDS encoding DUF2798 domain-containing protein: protein MTTTSRPARPRRLPAHFHSIVFPFILSIIMCGTVSAVSTLKGLGLTPDFPTRWLSAWGISWLIAFPVLLMILPLVRRIVGAIVAAPAR from the coding sequence ATGACGACCACTTCCCGTCCCGCCAGGCCTCGCCGGCTGCCGGCCCACTTTCATTCCATCGTCTTCCCGTTCATCCTGTCGATCATCATGTGCGGCACCGTGTCCGCCGTCTCGACATTGAAGGGACTGGGACTGACGCCGGATTTCCCGACGCGCTGGCTCTCCGCCTGGGGCATCTCCTGGCTGATCGCCTTTCCGGTGCTGCTGATGATCCTGCCGCTTGTCCGGCGGATCGTCGGGGCGATCGTCGCCGCCCCGGCGCGTTGA